The DNA region CAGCAGCACGCCGGCATCCTGCAGCATCAGCCGGGCGAACAAGGCGCGCTGCAACTGGCCGCCCGACAGCGTGCCGGCGATGCGGTCGCCCAGGTCCGCCAGCCCCACGGCGGCCAGCGCCTGCTCGACGCGGTCGCGCTCGTCCCGTCCGAAACGGCGCCACGGCCCCACGCGGCGCCAGGCGCCCATGGCGACCAGCTCGCGCACGGTAATGGGAAAGGAACGGTCCAGGTCGGCCGCCTGCGGCAGCCAGGCCAGCTCGCGGCGTCCGGCGCCGTCGACGCGGACCTTGCCGGCCAGCGGCCGCAATACGCCCATGATGCCCTTGACCAGCGTGGACTTGCCGGCGCCGTTGGGACCCACGATGGCCGTCATCGAGCCGGGCGCGAATACCCCGCTGACGTCGCTGACGGCGGGACGGCCGCGCCAGCCATAGGAAACGCGGTCCAGCGTGATGCCGGCCGCGGGCACCGGATTCACCACCATCCCATCGCCCATCCGGTCAAGGCCCAGAGGCCGGCGCACACCGCCAGCGCGACGCCCACCCGCTGCCATGCCGACGCGAGCAGCCAGGAGACGTGGCCATGCCGGGCGCCGGGCGCGGCGCAAGCTTGCTGGGGGGAGGGTGTGGCGGACATGAAAGGGAGCGGCGGCGGGAAAACCGTCGCCGAAAGCGGTGAATAGCGACGAATCGCGATGAATGAATGTTATATCATATCAAATAAGGCACGCCCCGTGCCCCGACGCGGTATGCTCCTGCCTGTATGCCCACCTCATCCCGGCCCTCCAAGGCGTCTTCCGCCGACCAGATCAACGCCCAACTGGACGTTGCCGACGACCTCTGCAACCAGCGCGGCAAGCGCCTGACGCCGATCCGGCGCAAGGTGCTGGAGTTGCTGCTGCGCCACGGCCGCAGCGTCAAGGCCTACGAACTGCTGGAAGCGATGCGCGAGGTCCATCCCGGCGCCGCGCCGCCGACCGTCTATCGCGCCCTGGATTTCCTGCTCGACGAAGGCCTGATCCACCGCCTGGACGCGGTCAACGCCTGGACGGCCTGTCATGACGCGGGCGGCAAGCCGCACGACCTGCTGGTGGTCTGCACCGGCTGCGGCGCGGTGGCGGAAGTCAGCGATCCCGCCATGAGCCGGCAACTGGCCGAGCGGGTCGCCCGTACGGGCTACATCCTGAACAGCCACGAAACCGAAATCCGCGCCCTTTGCCCCGCTTGCCAGAAAGAACAAGGGGTAACCGGTGGGCACAAACATGGCAATGGCCACGGCCATTCCCACGGTTCGGGGCACTCGCATTGAGCCCAGGCACGCCACGTGCTGGCGTGTTTACGATTATTACCTTGAATTGCCGGCTTCTGCCCCCATTTCGCTGTAATTCTCGCGCTAAACCAGGGTAGGCCCGGGGTTTGCCCCCTGCCGCCGACTGTGCTGTAATCCTGCGTCCGGTCGCTCGCGCGGCCCCCCAGTTCGCGGCCTTGGTCCTGCCCTGTCCGGCGCGCCCCTCAACGCTCCGGCCCTCCCGGGCCCTGCTCCGGCATCTAATTCGCAGTCATCATGAATACCTCGCGCAGTTTGGACAACATGGTTCCCGTCACCATCCTCACCGGCTTCCTCGGTGCGGGCAAGACGACGCTGCTCAAACGTATCCTGACCGAATACCATGGCCGCCGCGTCGCGGTCATCGAAAACGAGTTCGGGCCCGAAAGCATCGACAACGACCTGTTGATCCAGGACAGCGACGAAGAAATCGTCGAACTGAGCAACGGTTGCGTCTGCTGCACCGTGCGCGGCGACCTGATGCGCACGCTCAACGAGCTGCGCCAGAAGCGCCAGGCCGGCGACCTGAAATTCGAACGCGTCATCCTGGAAACCACCGGCATGGCCAATCCGGGCCCCGTGTGCCAGACCTTCTTCATGGACGACGACATCGCCGAGTACTACCGCCTGGACGCGGTGGTGACGGTGGTCGACGCCAAGCACGGCATGGTCACGCTGGACGAACAGCCGGAATCGCAGAAGCAGATCGGCTTTGCCGACCGCATCCTGATTTCCAAGAAGGACCTGGTCAACGAAGCCGACTACGAAGCCCTGCGCGCGCGCATCGTGCGCATCAATCCGCGCGCGCCGATCACGCCGGTCAATTTCGGCGACGCGGACCTGAAGTCCATCATCGACATCAGCGGCTTCAACCTGAACTCGATCCTGGACATCGACCCGGACTTCCTGGCCGACGAACATCCGGACGCCCGCCACGACCATGATCACGATCACGGCCATGACCACGGTCACGACCACGACGATCACGACCATGGCGATTGCGGCGCCGGCTGCGATCACCCGCATCATCACCATCACGCCCACCACGACGACGAGATCGGCGCATTCGTGTTCCGCTCGAACAAGCCCTTCGATCCGTCGCGGCTGGAGGAATTCCTCGGCGGCGTGGTGCAAGTCTATGGTCCCGATTTGCTGCGCTATAAAGGCATCCTTTACATGAAAGGCGTCAATCGCCGCATGCTCTTCCAGGGCGTGCACATGATGATGGGCGCCGAGCCCGGCAAACCGTGGACCGCGAACGAGAAACCGTCGACCAAGATGGTTTTCATCGGCCGCAAGCTGCCCCAGGAGATATTCACCCGGGGACTGGAGCAGTGCCTGGTGGGCGCGGCCTGACGCCGCCCGCCCGGATCCGATTCATAGTGGAGTGTTTTCATGGCTACCAAGGCAGCAACGAAAAAATCAAGCAAATCGACGACCGACACGCCGGTTGATCTGCCCAGCGAGAAGGAATTGCTGGCCATGCCCGAATCCGACTATATGAACGATCGCCAGTTGGCGTTCTTCAAAGAGCGGCTGAAGCAACTGGAACAGGACATCCTGAACAACGCGGGTGAAACCACCGAGCACCTGCGCGAAACGCAGTTCGTGCCCGACCCCGCCGACCGCGCCACCATCGAGGAAGAGCATGCACTGGAACTGCGCACGCGCGACCGCGAGCGCAAGCTGCTGAAGAAGGTCCAGCAGTCCATCGCCCGCATCGATAGCGGCGAATACGGCTGGTGCGAGGAAACCGGCGAGCCCATCGGCATCCCCCGCCTGCTCGCCCGTCCCACGGCCACCCTGTCGCTGGAGGCGCAGGAACGCCGCGAAATGCGCCAGAAGCTGTACGGCGACTGACACGCCCACGCATCCGCGCGCATCGAAAAAACGGCGCCCGAGCCTAATCGGGCGCCTTTTTTTTGCCGCCGGGCCGCCCCAAGGCAAAAACGCCCCCTTGGGGGGCAGCAAGCGGCGCAAGCCGCGCGGCGTGGGGGCATTTTTTGCTGTTGGGGAACGTCTTTTCCGCCGGGCCGCCCCTCTTGAGTTCCCGGCAGGCCGCCCCCATATGCTCAGCTTCAGCCGAGGAAAACACCATGGAACAATTTCACGCCACCACCATCGTCTGCGCTCGGCGCGGCAAGCGCGTCGCTCTCGGTGGCGACGGCCAGGTCACGCTGGGCAATATCGTCATCAAGGGCACCGCGCGCAAGATCCGCCGCCTTTACCATGACAAGATCCTGGCCGGTTTCGCCGGCGCCACCGCCGACGCCTTCACCCTGCAGGAACGCTTCGAGGCCAAGCTGGAAAAGCACCAGGGCAACCTGATGCGGTCCGCCGTCGAACTGACCCGCGACTGGCGTACCGACCGCGTCCTGCGCCGCCTGGAGGCCATGCTGATCGTCGCCGACGAGGATCACACGCTGGTGCTCACCGGCAACGGCGACGTGCTGGAGCCGGAACACGGCCTGGCCGCCATCGGCTCGGGCGGCGCCTATGCGCAATCGGCCGCGCGCGCCCTGCTGGACAACACCGACCTGCCGCCCGAAGCCGTCGTCAAGAAGTCCCTGGAGATCGCCGGCGAGCTGTGCATCTACACCAACATGAATCACGTCGTCGAAATCCTGGGCGAATAAGCGCCCGCCTCCACGCCTCGACGTTCCCAGGTTTTAATCAGGACCCATCGCCATGTCCGCAACCAGCATGACTCCCGGAGAGATCGTCTCCGAACTCGATAAATTCATCGTCGGCCAGTCGCGCGCCAAGCGCGCCGTCGCGGTCGCCCTGCGCAATCGCTGGCGCCGCCAGCAAGTGGCCGAGCCGCTGCGCCACGAAATCCATCCCAAGAACATCCTGATGATCGGCCCCACCGGCGTGGGCAAGACCGAGATCGCGCGCCGCCTGGCCAAGCTGGCCAACGCGCCCTTCATCAAGATCGAAGCCACCAAGTTCACCGAGGTCGGCTACGTCGGCCGCGACGTCGACACCATCATCCGCGACCTCACCGAATATTCGATCAAGCAGACGCGCGAACTGGAAATGCGCCGCGTGCGCACCCAGGCCGAGGACGCCGCCGAGGACCGCATCCTCGACGCCCTGGTGCCGCCCGCCCGCTCCGCCTCCGGCGAACCGGAGCGCAACCCGGAAAGCAGCGCCCGCCAGACCTTCCGCAAGCGCCTGCGCGAAGGCGCCATCGACGACCTGGAAGTGGACATCGAGGTGGCCCAGCCGGCGCCGCAGATGGACATCATGGGCCCGCCGGGCATGGAGGAAATGACCGAGCAACTGCGCGGCATGTTCGCCGGCCTGCAGCGCGACAAGAAGAAGACGCGCAAGCTCAAGGTCAAGGAAGCGTTCAAGCTGCTGGTCGACGAGGAAGCCGCCAAGCGCGTCAACGAGGAAGACCTGCGCACCGCCGCCATCGCCAACGTCGAACAGAACGGCATCGTCTTCCTGGACGAAATCGACAAGATCGCCGCGCGCCAGGAAAGCGGCGGCGCCGAGGTCTCGCGCCAGGGCGTGCAGCGCGACCTGCTGCCGCTGGTGGAAGGCACCACGGTGAACACCCGCTACGGCATGGTGCGCACCGATCACATCCTGTTCATCGCCTCGGGCGCCTTCCACCTGGCCCGTCCGTCGGACCTGATTCCCGAACTGCAGGGTCGCTTCCCCATCCGCGTCGAGCTCGATTCGCTGTCCGCCGCCGACTTCGTCCGCATCCTTTCCGAGACCGATGCCTCGCTGACCAAGCAGTACGTGGCCTTGATGGCGACCGAGGACGTGCACCTGGACTTCACCGAGGAAGGCGTGCAGCGCCTGGCCGAACTGGCCTTCGCGGTCAACGAAAAGACCGAGAACATCGGCGCGCGGCGCCTGTACACGGTGATGGAAAAGCTGCTCGAGGACCTGTCCTTCGACGCCAGCCACGCCGCCGCCAGCGGCCAGGTGGTGCGCATCGACGCGGCCTACGTCAACGACAAGCTGGAAGAAGCGGCGGGCAGCCAGGATCTGGCGCGCTACGTGCTCTGAGGATGCGCCTCGAGGGCGGCCATGCGCGGCGGGATTGGCGCGGATGGCCGCCGATGGACTAGGATAGGGTCCCTCGTCTTTTCCAGGACCCATCGCCTTGTCCGCCAGCCCGCTCATCCGTCCCGCCACGCCCGCCGACATTCCCGCCATCCTGGCGCTGATGCGCGGCCTGGCCGAATACGAGAAACTGACGCATCTGTTCGCCGCCACGGAGGCCAACCTGCGCGCCTCCCTGTTCGGCGAACAGCCGGCGGCGCAATGCCTGGTCGCCGAAAGCGCGGCGGACGGCCGCCTGGTCGCCTACGCGCTCTGGTTCCAGAACTACTCCACCTTCCTGGCCAAGCCCGGCCTGTACCTGGAAGACCTCTACGTCCACCCCGACCAGCGCGGCAAGGGCATAGGCAAGGCCTTGCTGCTGCGCCTGGCGTCCATCGCGGTCGAGCGCGGCTACGGCCGCTTCGAATGGACCGTGCTGGACTGGAACCAGCCGGCCATCGATTTCTACGAGGGCATGGGCGCACAGGTGCTGCCGGAATGGCGCATCGTGCGCGTCACCGGCGATGCGCTGCTGGACATGGGCAGGAAAGGAGCGTCCCATGGCTAACCGCCTGTCCGTCATCGTCACCCGCACCGGCGACGACGGCACAACCGGCCTGGGCGACGGCAGCCGCGTCGGCAAGGACGACTTGCGGATCGCCGCGATGGGCGACGTCGACGAATTGAACAGCACGCTGGGCCTCGTGCTCGCGGAGCCGCTGGCCGACGCAAGGCTGGCCGCGGACCTGCGCCGCATCCAGCATTGCCTGTTCGACCTGGGGGCCGAGCTGAGCATCCCGGGCTACGTGGCGCTCAAGGAAGAACATGCGCGGGACCTGGATGCCTGCCTGGCGCACTACAACGCCACGCTGGCGCCCCTGAAGGAATTCATCCTGCCCGGCGGCACGCGCGCGGCGGCGCTGCTGCACGTGGCGCGCACCGTCTGCCGGCGCGCCGAACGCGCC from Bordetella genomosp. 10 includes:
- the aztA gene encoding zinc ABC transporter ATP-binding protein AztA, which codes for MVVNPVPAAGITLDRVSYGWRGRPAVSDVSGVFAPGSMTAIVGPNGAGKSTLVKGIMGVLRPLAGKVRVDGAGRRELAWLPQAADLDRSFPITVRELVAMGAWRRVGPWRRFGRDERDRVEQALAAVGLADLGDRIAGTLSGGQLQRALFARLMLQDAGVLLLDEPFAAVDSHTTEDLMALLTDCHAQGRTVIAVLHDMDLVRAHFPRTLLLAGRSVAWGDTAAVLTAQNLRAARALRDEELAWD
- a CDS encoding Fur family transcriptional regulator → MPTSSRPSKASSADQINAQLDVADDLCNQRGKRLTPIRRKVLELLLRHGRSVKAYELLEAMREVHPGAAPPTVYRALDFLLDEGLIHRLDAVNAWTACHDAGGKPHDLLVVCTGCGAVAEVSDPAMSRQLAERVARTGYILNSHETEIRALCPACQKEQGVTGGHKHGNGHGHSHGSGHSH
- a CDS encoding CobW family GTP-binding protein encodes the protein MNTSRSLDNMVPVTILTGFLGAGKTTLLKRILTEYHGRRVAVIENEFGPESIDNDLLIQDSDEEIVELSNGCVCCTVRGDLMRTLNELRQKRQAGDLKFERVILETTGMANPGPVCQTFFMDDDIAEYYRLDAVVTVVDAKHGMVTLDEQPESQKQIGFADRILISKKDLVNEADYEALRARIVRINPRAPITPVNFGDADLKSIIDISGFNLNSILDIDPDFLADEHPDARHDHDHDHGHDHGHDHDDHDHGDCGAGCDHPHHHHHAHHDDEIGAFVFRSNKPFDPSRLEEFLGGVVQVYGPDLLRYKGILYMKGVNRRMLFQGVHMMMGAEPGKPWTANEKPSTKMVFIGRKLPQEIFTRGLEQCLVGAA
- the dksA gene encoding RNA polymerase-binding protein DksA — encoded protein: MATKAATKKSSKSTTDTPVDLPSEKELLAMPESDYMNDRQLAFFKERLKQLEQDILNNAGETTEHLRETQFVPDPADRATIEEEHALELRTRDRERKLLKKVQQSIARIDSGEYGWCEETGEPIGIPRLLARPTATLSLEAQERREMRQKLYGD
- the hslV gene encoding ATP-dependent protease subunit HslV — its product is MEQFHATTIVCARRGKRVALGGDGQVTLGNIVIKGTARKIRRLYHDKILAGFAGATADAFTLQERFEAKLEKHQGNLMRSAVELTRDWRTDRVLRRLEAMLIVADEDHTLVLTGNGDVLEPEHGLAAIGSGGAYAQSAARALLDNTDLPPEAVVKKSLEIAGELCIYTNMNHVVEILGE
- the hslU gene encoding ATP-dependent protease ATPase subunit HslU — its product is MSATSMTPGEIVSELDKFIVGQSRAKRAVAVALRNRWRRQQVAEPLRHEIHPKNILMIGPTGVGKTEIARRLAKLANAPFIKIEATKFTEVGYVGRDVDTIIRDLTEYSIKQTRELEMRRVRTQAEDAAEDRILDALVPPARSASGEPERNPESSARQTFRKRLREGAIDDLEVDIEVAQPAPQMDIMGPPGMEEMTEQLRGMFAGLQRDKKKTRKLKVKEAFKLLVDEEAAKRVNEEDLRTAAIANVEQNGIVFLDEIDKIAARQESGGAEVSRQGVQRDLLPLVEGTTVNTRYGMVRTDHILFIASGAFHLARPSDLIPELQGRFPIRVELDSLSAADFVRILSETDASLTKQYVALMATEDVHLDFTEEGVQRLAELAFAVNEKTENIGARRLYTVMEKLLEDLSFDASHAAASGQVVRIDAAYVNDKLEEAAGSQDLARYVL
- a CDS encoding GNAT family N-acetyltransferase; the protein is MSASPLIRPATPADIPAILALMRGLAEYEKLTHLFAATEANLRASLFGEQPAAQCLVAESAADGRLVAYALWFQNYSTFLAKPGLYLEDLYVHPDQRGKGIGKALLLRLASIAVERGYGRFEWTVLDWNQPAIDFYEGMGAQVLPEWRIVRVTGDALLDMGRKGASHG
- a CDS encoding cob(I)yrinic acid a,c-diamide adenosyltransferase, whose product is MANRLSVIVTRTGDDGTTGLGDGSRVGKDDLRIAAMGDVDELNSTLGLVLAEPLADARLAADLRRIQHCLFDLGAELSIPGYVALKEEHARDLDACLAHYNATLAPLKEFILPGGTRAAALLHVARTVCRRAERAVVALGRAQTVHPPVRQYLNRLSDLLFVAARHVNQAAGTGDVLWKSPNSRVGE